aataCTTACTTCTGCCGTGCACTTTAGCTTACAGTGTTAGGTTCAAATAAACCCAGGTACAAATCTCCACTGGTGCATCCAAGGTTGGGTAAATCACTGTCTCTAAGTCTAAGTTACcttgttgtgaggagaaataAGATAAGAACTGGAAAGATATGTGCCTGCCAATGACTGGTCCATCCTAAAAGTCAACTGATGAGTCAAAACCACAGCAGCTGGCTCTGGATTTCTGATGGATGGGATATGATGACAAGAAATGACAGTCTAGAAGGAAAGGGGTGAATTTTGATGAAAAGAGATAGTACTGTATTTCATTACAAGCTCCCAGAGACTGAATTCAAATTCAAATCCCCACCCTCCACCACCTGCCTCAGGATAAAATCGATGGCCACGGGCTGATTGATTAATATTGTGTTTCTCCAACTGCAGAGTTGACAGGACAGAAAGCTGGTGATGTCACAGTCACTGTGCTAGGACAATTCCAGGCCACGTGGACGGATTACTCCTGGCATTTATATAAATGTATGCCCCACCTTTTATAAATATCTATCCCACCTTGACCTAAGGAGGTTAAGATGTCATTCATGGTTCTCCCCCCTTTCAGTTTATGTTCACAATAACACTGTGAAGTGGGCTAGGATGAGAGGCAATAACTGGCCCAAGGCCCCCaaatgagtgaggatttgaactctggtctttaTACTATGGCACTATAAATCATGAAATGACCCTGGTGTGATAGAAAAGGGGCAAGAAGTTTTCTGAATGATTCCTTCCTGACCAGAGTATTCTGAACCCATTCACACAACCAGATCGCATGTGGAGAAAATGTTTAGCAATTCCTGGATCTATAATTTGGTCTGCAGGCACCTCTGTGAAGTGTGCCTTGTTCACTCTTGCAGTTTGATTGTGGCACACTGTGCTTGGGATTATATGTGTTCATTTGAAGGCAGCTATTGTGTGGCAGGGGGTGCCAGTTTTGGGAGAGGTTCATAATGTTTCTCTGGGCCCCTGTAATCCTGCGATCCTAGAATTTTATTTGGGTGGGCATCATCAATATTAAAGGGATGTTCAAGCTCTTTTTATCATTTGTTCCTGTGGCAGCAAAAATGGGGGGATTCTAATACACCCGAAAGCCTGAGGTTCATTTATTATTCCTCACATAAACTGCGTGAAAtaagccaggggtgggggaatGTGCTGTAATTAACGGGGTGGGGTGAGAGGTAATGGTGCTATTGTGTCGTGTGCTTTGCATTTACAAATCCTAACCAAGATGCAGGAATCTGATGGTGCCTCATTAAATACTTCTGTCAGGCTAATTAGGCACATCCCTTCCCCAACAATGCAAAATCATTTTATGGAAATAGCATCAGGCAAGGGAAAagccctttattattatttcagggaaAGTCACGAAGGCAGTGAGACAGCAATTAATGATGCCTTCAAAATATTAAATAGGGGGCCCCCAGCCGAAATCGATCAAGACGGTCTGTGAGTTGAGATTAGATGGAATTTGCAGCCAAGCCTGTGCTTTCACATTGTTCCCCTTCCTCGTTTGTCTCTCAGTCTGCACAACATTGTCAGTACTGACTCCCCACTTGCAAGGCTTCTGCCAACTGTCTGACCCAGACTCTGCCAAAAACTATAGCTGTGACTCACAAATAATTCCTCCAGTAtaagctccattaatttcagcagtgCTTAACCCTTCTTTTAGCTTGAGTTATTAGATTCCATCTCAAATTGCGATTCCCATCAATTTCAGGCTTGATTTTTGTGACCCCAAAATTGGACTTGAGCATGTGGCAAATTTAAAGGGTGTTACAGCAGCCCATCTCCAATTCCAGCCAGTTCAATTTTCTATGTGGGATGAGGTCAGAAGGAGAGATTCTTAAAATCCTTATAACAGACTTTTCTTGGTCCTGTAGTGAAGCAGACAGATGGCTGCTTCGATTCACAACCATCTATGATGTGCTGTGAAGTCGCACCTTGCTTTGGGGTTCATGAGAATTGGCTGTAGGTTGGCCAATTAAGAGGAGTGCTGTGCTCAGGTAAAAGTGACATCTGGAATTGGCTACTTACTACCGTCCTAAATTCTGTGCAATACCCTTCCACCTTCCCTTCATTGTGTCACTATCCAAGACCAGCCCAAGATACTTTGCTTCCTGAAGAGAAGCACAAGATCGTGCCTCTCCCCAGAACACAACCtggctggcagctgaatcttacctCAGTACTGGTGAACAGACAACATTCTCCACTGTACCCGAGGGCCACAGGGCATACATGGCAGGACACATGGTGTACTAAATTCTAGCGTCTGACAGAAAGAAGCAGCCAGGGAGCTCCAGAGGAATGGCCAGGGGGGCTGCTACCACTGCCCTCATTTTCCCCCcacacctgctgcctgaggcagctgcctcattttaCCTAATGTTAGGGCAGGCGCTGTCGCCAGCTGTCCCTTGAGAACTAGTAGGGGGGAAATGCTTCATTCAAGGATTGTGGGAAATGCTTCACTCAAGGATTGTGTTGTGTATGATGTTCATGGCGCAAGGTCTTGGGTAGAATACTAGAATGGGCACAATACAGAGGCGAGTGCACACCTCAGAAAATTATGACTCTAGTCTAGACCATAGTGAGCCTCAAGTCCCATCAGATTAAAGCAGACCACCAACAAACTTCAGACAGTCCTGGTTAACAGGAGTTACCCAGTCAACAGCTGCAGGAGCTGTACAGTATCAAGGGAACAGACGTTCTGTGCAGTGTTGGAGCCGACCTGCGGGATGCTTGTGAACTTCTTCCCTCACAAGCTTTTAATATCTTCCCATAACCAGGGGAAATGTAATCAATATGGCTGTCTGAGGGTCTCTCAACTGCAACCTGGCGCAGGGTAGAGTTTCCATTggcaatcttttctctctcttatatTCCCCCCTCCCGTGGCCCCACCAATATCACATAAAAGGGAGAGTGTTCTGATGCTTTTCGTGCAGCTGTCAGGGAAAGGCAGGAGAGGCCAAAGGTCTCTTTCTCAGGAGGAGTTCCAGTTGGCTTCCTTGTCAGACAGGAGGGAAACAGTGCTTGCTGACAGCTGTTGTTATGGGGGCTTTTGCCATTTGCAAGGAACCACGTGGCACGGCAAAATCGGCTCACATTACCTTATTTATAAACCCTGGAGTCGCAGGGCCTGTGTGGAGTTCTGTTGGCTGTGTGTGAGCAAGCAGGCAGTGGAGTTTACAATCATGAGAGACAATGACAGAAAGCTGTTTTACATGCCATGGGAGTGGCTCCCCATGTTCCGTGTAATGCTCTGGAGGTTTCATCCTCTTATATACAAGGACCCTTTGTCCATAAACGTTGCTTACAGCAGACTTCCCTAACATGGTGTCCTCTGGTCAGTTGATGGACTCCAGCACCCATCAGTTCCACCCACGACTGTCTATGATGGAAGCTGTATTTCAacatcatctgaagggcaccagcctGGAAAAGCTTGCTTCAGTATGTCTCTCAAAGTCCAACAGCCACCAAATGTTAAGTATCTTTCCTGCTCACtttatatcagggatggggaaccaataGCCcccccagaggttgttggattacaactcccatcactgacTTTTAGTTATGCCGGCTGAGACTGCTTTGAGTtgggagtccaggaacatctacAGAGCCATAGGTTCCCTGTCTCTGCTCTCTAAACTGCTTGCGGGGTCCGACTACTTGAATCTCCTGGAATTTCACAAACGCCAccttttgtttaatttatttcacCATTATGCCTGCATATTGGTCTTTTACTGGGGCAGGCTTGGCAGTGAGGATTTGCACCGCTGACATGTCTACTTTTGTCCTTCCTTCCTAGCCTTTAAAAAGCGGCTGAAGACATTTATATACTCCATGTTTCAATAGATCTATGTCTGGATCATTGTGTATCTCTTctgattttaaaatgattttaagaTGGCATGGGACACAGAGTTCACCAATGCTCCATGGATTTAtattgttgttgctggcatccatctgtctcaagagacaaacCACTGCGAAAGCACAGAAATAGcctccccggggtgcaagcctgggcagtgtgtatggaggccctggctgcccagatgacaggaTCACCTCCCCTCCACCCGGCCTTGCAGATGtggtccaagggaaagcagagcaatacatttagcaccagcttgactgcaagTTGCTGGAAGGTATCcagctgtcttagggactcctactttagatttgtgtagggtttactcctgagccttttcttctcctgaagatatcccgcaaggtaGCAGAgctttaggatcagagctttccttctcctacatgggccaccttcccaggttgatgagccccatctgcccctcacttccctctacagcacatgcaaaaaccaccgtcttgaccactggacccactattggtctcatccgctcaatccaccggagtctgtctttgcatgcaggggaactTCCTAACTCACCAAAGGTTTGAAATCCATTAGCTAGTCAAAGCTGTTTCTGgctgtggctgctgtcgcatggacagtttctaggagccacaggtgagagctgagggcaaggtggggaccaaaggtggacaaactaccccagaaggagcacaatgtgtcccccaccagaggtactaccccctcCCCTAACTGCTCATACACTCCCAATTATATACACCCTGAACTTATATAATCTTCACTTAAAGCCATAACACTCAAATTAGGCACCATGCAGATTTCTGTGATTCTTTCTGCCATAGTTTAGggttcaaaaaacaaaaagactGGGCTGCTCCCTCCACCTCACAGGACTCCCTGTGTCTTCTCCCTGTGGATGAAAACACAGGTTGATGAGTTTGAACGGGAAAATGACCAGAGGAGACAAAGTTCAGCAAACTTCTTGTCTTCCCTTCTCCTATTCAGACCTGCAGCCAGTTCAGCCTCCTTTGGGCTGAGGACAGAGAGTGGAAAAAAGAATCATGGGACTTCTGCGAGACATGCATGTTGTGCCTGAGCTAGCAGTCATCCACTTATATTGACCTTAATGCAGCTGGGCATTTTCTTATGAAGTACTTGGAAGTAGTAAGACAGTAGGTACAGTAGTCATTTATTATCAGCATATGGTTTTTAACTATTTGGGGCATAGAATGCATTATATATAACGAAATGATGTCCATTAATTCGGGAAAGCAAAGAATGAGAAAGGGTTGCAGTTGTtggaaaaatggaaagtgtatcATGCCTGTGTGCCCATAGTAGATTCTTCACCAGCTTTTGATTCCTTGTAAGGGCAAAAAATAGTGCTTGCCTTGTGCCTATGTTTAATTCATTTGTaagcgggggggcggggggagactcTCAGTTATAGTATCCTGGTGGTTCCTCCAACTTGACTGTTTGTCTTAGTGGAACTGAAACAGGAACATAATTTTATTAGACAgcagacatttttttaaagaaagaaaacacgtTTCTGGCCCTCTCATTGCTTAGCAAAGTTGAAAGGAGTACATTAACTGCATAGTACTGTTTGGTTAAAATCAAATCAAGATTAGAACAACTCAAAATGTAGGTGTAAGTTCTGGCACAAACTTCCAGGTTGTATGAGTCAAACTGACTCCTATTATAAtcttagaaagaaaagaaactttgGTACACCCATTCAGCTTCCTAGGGTGTTATGCCTTCATTCTTTTTTCCTAAAGTGTACAAACCTGCGTTCTGTTTAAGTCATCTGCTcttcattttacagatggggaatgCAGGGCCCAAGAAAATCGGCCAGGTGTTAAGCAGTGGAGTTTGGGAATTCAGGGCCAGTCCCAACATCCAGTGAAACCATCACCACAGACTTACCACCCATTGCCACTTTTTCAGTTTTCTTTCTGAACCCTCAACTTCCTGCCATCAGAGACATGTGACATGAGGCTTCTTCGCCGCCTACATAACCGAGGCATAATGAGAATTGTTCCACAAGTTTCTCACAATGCACAAACAGCCCCACCAAGCCATACGTGGAGAGAGGAACATCGCTTTATTAATAACAAACTCTTGGGAGAGCTGACCGCCGGAGAACTAATTTCTCACAAGACTAAACTCGTACAGAGtaagaaatgcaaaatgaaacaataaaGTAAAGGAAAGGTctcttgcaacttgggacctcagTGTGGCATCAGAGTTTAAGGCTTTGAGGGCAAAATGAAGAGGTGAAGCGTGTTTGGTAACCCTAAAGTTGCAGCGATGGGTTGGCTACTCACTACATAGCACTCCTTAGACACATTCTAGTACAGTACAGATCATGAGGGGTGAGCCAGAAAAAAAAGCTTTAGAAAAAGAACAGTCAAAACGCAATGTGGTTGTACAAACTTCACTCAAATCATTTCCCAcagcctctcttcttcttcttcttacaaatCCAACCCTCACTCTTAATTTAATTATCAAGTGCTTATTCATTTGCCCGGAGTGTGATCCAGGATTTAGTGCACACAGGAAAAAAGCAGTTaaattgtaaacacacacacacacacacacaccagcttgcacacacacacatactgagaCGTAACATTCTCTTGCTACCTGAATCAGAGATGAACTGAAAATGTTTGGCAACCTTGAAGCCTATGAAAGTGGGAGTCTAGAGGAACAGCTAATTAAGACGCTGCtgtgcccccctccttccccaaactGTGAAAGATTCTCTTAAGCATTAGTGTGgggagtttctgcatacaaactgACTCCCTTTATCCAATAGATGTTAGTTGGGAAATGATTTGTGTCAATGTATGGAGATCAATccttctccctttcctctccccagTCCATGCATGCCAGATCTCTTTTTCTTCCACCTTTCTCGCTGTTTGATCTCCTGATTGGGGCAGAACAGTGGAGGCAAAGGAGATAACAAGTTCTGGGAGTTCAGACCCATACAGCTGTGTTAAAATCAAACCCTGACTGAGTGTGTTCTATTGTGTTGTGGATCTTCTTGGTGCAATGTTTGGCCTTGGCCTTGCCTGTTTCCTTCTTTTGGCACCTTTCTGCTTTGTCGTGTGAGTTTGCTAGGTTCCCATGGACCGGGAAGTAAAAGGTCCCCTTCTGTTTGCTTGCCTTTTTGGGCCTCTTTAAGATTTCGGCCTCTTTATCTTCTGTCGGCAGCCAGCAAGGCTTCTCCTTCAGCAACCTGTCTCGATCTGGCCGGACGCTCCTTAAGAACTTCTTAAAGATATTGGCTGTGAGGGAAAACTTCCTGCAAAACTCCTGGGACCTGCTGCTTGACAGGGTTGTCTCGTTCTTCTCCACCTTTTTGTCTATCTCAGGCAAATCCAACCAGTTTCCAACCAAATCAGCAAAGATGTTGTCGCCCAAGATGAGAGGCTGTCGATTCCTGCTCTGAGACATCAGCGAGGAAGTCCAGTCGTTAGTCTCATCAGAGAACTGACATTCCCTGCACCCCAATCTGCTCTCGGACCAGCTGTTTGTGTCTTGGGAAAACCAGCTTCTCGTCATGTGCTCACTGGACGACTCAAACGTCCTCGGAGAATGGTACTCTGCCGTGCTCACTGTGGATGAATGTCCGCTCGCATGATAGTAGTCCTCACTGCTTATGCTGTTAAGGGAAGAAGCCATGTATCCATGGCTACTGTCTGGCAAAGTAATGCGGTGAAGCGGGCTGGTGGATTGTGACCCCTGAGTAGAGCACGAAAAGGCTGAGGAACTGCAGCCCTGCAAGTAGCTTCTTTCCAGCAGCTTCTCGCCCTGTCTGCTGGCTTCACACCTTGCCCTTGGTGCCTCCTTATTGTTTTGACAATATTGGTGCTGGCCGATTCCAGGAACCTGGCTTGGATTGCTTGAGATCTCCAGCTGTTCCAAAGCTGTCTGGACCTGGAGGAGTTTCAGCTCCTGCAGAGCACCCATCATGCAGTTCATCTGTTCATGTAGCCCGTCCCCAACCTCCTTCATGGAAAGCTGTTaggagaggggggagaaaaagaggatTTCAAATTAGTGCAGAAGAAGCCAAATGACAACAGCAGGTCTCACTGAGACAACAGAGAAAGAGAAGTGAACTCTGTTCTCTTCCACTCGTCTGGCTTTATATAGAGATCTATAAATATCATGCATTACTAGGCTGGATTCTTTCTATGTTTTCAGCAGGATACAGAACTGCAAAGAATTTGAAAGCTGTATAATCTGATCTGATCGTTCGTACAGTTTTtattctatctatcatctatctatctatctatctatctatctatctatctatctatcatctatatctatctatcatctatctatctatctatctatctatctatctatctatctatatctacctatctatctatctatctatctatctatctatctatcatctatctatctatctatctatctatctatctatatctatctatctatctactatctatctatctatctatctatctatctatctatcatctcctaTGTTTCAGCCAACCAGTATTTGATTGAATTTCATCAGTTTCATTCTTCTTCAGTGTGCACAACAAACTACTTCAGTATTACAAGTCAGCTCCCTGGGCAATTCCCAGATAGTGAGTAAGTAGCACATAGTCCTCCACAGAGGTACTGTATGCCCATGAtcttttgttttctatttttcgGAAGaagtgcaggatataaattcagggttgttgtttttttaaaaacttttttttcataTCATGCATGCAATCAAGCATCAAGATTCCTTATAAAAAATTAACCCTATTACCCTGAGAAAGTGGCCTAGTTCTTACAAACAGCAGATGAAGTGGCAAATCTGGCTATGGGCAGTACCATTTCAAACTATGGGCAGGGGCTCCCATGATTATACACTCCATACAAAAAATTCCATGCACAAAGGCGGCTAGTATGTCAGGAGGAAGACATGATGTGCAAAGTTCTGCATCTGCAGGGAATGTTTTTGTATGGAAGAACATTCAGTGATCTGAGCCTGTACCTTAAATGTGAAATGGTGCAGTCCAGATACAGACTTACCACCTTATCTGCTGTTTGCAGAAATGTAAGTCATAGCTTCATATACTTCTAGCTAAGAAATGACAAAAATATATTATCAATGACAGTGATTATTACGATCATCATCAGTAAAGGGGATTATTGCTTTAAATATGCACACAAGTTTATAAACTTAAACAAGAAAAGGGGGGTTGCCCCCGCCCTCTCCTGAGTTGCTTCCAGACTAGACCTATCATTAGCACGGATTTCTTGCTACCTTCCTGCCATTCTAAACATGCCGGCTATTTTCTGCAGCTTCTAAATTCTCCACTCTGCCCTTTCACTGCACGCTTTCCCTTACAGAGGAACCAGATCTGATTCCCAACGCGGCATCATAAAACAAACGGGCCATACTTCCTAACAGCTGCCTGCCACTAtaccctctttttctctcttgcacAGAGCTGCAGGAGAGAAGCTGGAactctttgatgtgcttttcaaCCCGTTTCACGGCTGAGCCTGCAACTACATGTCTGTTATCACCATGCGTTGTTCAAAAACTCACTGCATTCTCTTTAAGTGAGGGTTTGGGGGGAGCGTCTCTTGCTCTGCAGCTGCCCCTTTAACACCCATGCGCAAGGCTGGCAGCTCCATTGCCAGGCATTATCTGCCATCATTTCACTACATTAGCTCTGCTGCCTGCCAGTTCGGCTGTTTCCTTGGGAGCAGAGAATGCAAGATCTCGTCAGGATCAGAGAGGCTCGTACCGTGCTGAAACCACTAAACGCACCCAGAAGCATGCAAGTGCCTCTCCAATAACTAAGGCTCAAAACTGGACCTAGAGAGGTAGCTGAAGAAGAAGCAAGAAACCCAGCTGCCTGCCAGAATATCAGAGCAAGGAGCTGCCAGGCTGAAAGAGAGGATGCTGCTCCTAACTTCTGATTAAATTTTAAAAGCCCTCTCCTTCTTGGCTAGCTCGTAGCCAAAGCTGCAAAAAGCTCTGCTGACTTTCTACACAAGTGATAAGCGTGTTCCTAGAAAAGAAACAGCTCTTCTGTTACCCACATGCAGAACCTCCTGGGAGCCCATCTGTTCTCTAAGCCTCAGAGAAAACTATCACCTTACCTCTTTCCAGATTTGCTGTAATGCCTCTCGTCCTAACCTTTTCCTGCCTTATTAAGGGAAGCCCCCTTTTATCTGGGGCTTTGCAAAGCTGACTTTGGAAACAGCTTGGCCCCTCATTGGACACTTCCCATCAAATCCCCTCGCAGGCCAAGTGGTGTAATCAAGCAACGAGGAGTGACAATGGGTCCTGCAGTAATGACTGGGGCTGACAGGGGAAGCCGGCATATGCTGGATGGCTGTGCTGTTCACTTCATTGATTCAATTAACTCCCccgttttttggaggggggaggaaggaggggtaTCGTCACAAAGCACGCCTCATGTGACAAGGACCTATTAGGAATTATTAATATTTCAGACGCGCTCATTCCCagcgtctgtctcaagagagggAGATGATAACAAAGGAGCATAAGGGTTGAGTCCAATGGTCCAGATTTGGCACTCTCCCTACTATGGCCTGAGCTTAATTCCTAGCCAGGAAACATTTCTCTCCTTtcattttttccaaattccaGTGGCAGAATATTTACCCAAATTTTACTTCTACCCCATTCAGCTAAAATATCATATGTAACCAGGCTGGGAGGT
The Podarcis raffonei isolate rPodRaf1 chromosome 6, rPodRaf1.pri, whole genome shotgun sequence DNA segment above includes these coding regions:
- the INKA2 gene encoding PAK4-inhibitor INKA2 isoform X1; this encodes MDLDVRMEKKNMDHYLRRLKQELLSMKEVGDGLHEQMNCMMGALQELKLLQVQTALEQLEISSNPSQVPGIGQHQYCQNNKEAPRARCEASRQGEKLLERSYLQGCSSSAFSCSTQGSQSTSPLHRITLPDSSHGYMASSLNSISSEDYYHASGHSSTVSTAEYHSPRTFESSSEHMTRSWFSQDTNSWSESRLGCRECQFSDETNDWTSSLMSQSRNRQPLILGDNIFADLVGNWLDLPEIDKKVEKNETTLSSSRSQEFCRKFSLTANIFKKFLRSVRPDRDRLLKEKPCWLPTEDKEAEILKRPKKASKQKGTFYFPVHGNLANSHDKAERCQKKETGKAKAKHCTKKIHNTIEHTQSGFDFNTAVWV
- the INKA2 gene encoding PAK4-inhibitor INKA2 isoform X2 is translated as MKEVGDGLHEQMNCMMGALQELKLLQVQTALEQLEISSNPSQVPGIGQHQYCQNNKEAPRARCEASRQGEKLLERSYLQGCSSSAFSCSTQGSQSTSPLHRITLPDSSHGYMASSLNSISSEDYYHASGHSSTVSTAEYHSPRTFESSSEHMTRSWFSQDTNSWSESRLGCRECQFSDETNDWTSSLMSQSRNRQPLILGDNIFADLVGNWLDLPEIDKKVEKNETTLSSSRSQEFCRKFSLTANIFKKFLRSVRPDRDRLLKEKPCWLPTEDKEAEILKRPKKASKQKGTFYFPVHGNLANSHDKAERCQKKETGKAKAKHCTKKIHNTIEHTQSGFDFNTAVWV